One Cervus canadensis isolate Bull #8, Minnesota chromosome 13, ASM1932006v1, whole genome shotgun sequence DNA segment encodes these proteins:
- the LOC122452036 gene encoding glycine cleavage system H protein, mitochondrial-like, with product MALQAVRSVRAAVGSLRAISAPSAPCSPRPWGLRAGAVRALRTGPALLSVRKFTEKHEWVTTENGVGTVGISNFAQEALGDVVYCSLPEVGTKLNKQEEFGALESVKAASELYSPLSGEVTEINTALAENPGLVNKSCYEDGWLIKMTFSNPSELDELMSEEANEKYIKSIEE from the coding sequence ATGGCGCTACAAGCGGTGCGGAGCGTGCGGGCCGCGGTCGGCAGCCTGCGCGCCATCTCGGCACCCAGCGCGCCCTGCTCCCCGCGGCCATGGGGACTGCGGGCGGGTGCAGTCCGGGCACTGCGCACCGGCCCTGCTCTGCTGTCGGTGCggaaattcacagaaaaacacGAATGGGTAACAACAGAAAACGGTGTTGGAACAGTGGGAATCAGCAATTTTGCACAGGAAGCTTTGGGAGATGTTGTTTACTGTAGTCTGCCTGAAGTTGGGACAAAGTTGAACAAACAAGAGGAGTTTGGTGCTTTGGAAAGTGTGAAAGCTGCTAGTGAACTCTATTCCCCTCTATCAGGAGAAGTAACTGAAATTAATACAGCTCTAGCAGAAAATCCAGGACTTGTCAACAAGTCTTGTTATGAAGATGGTTGGCTGATCAAGATGACATTCAGTAACCCTTCAGAACTAGATGAACTAATGAGTGAAGAAGCAAATgagaaatacataaaatctattgaggaatga